The window CAATTAGCATAATCAATTCACCAAAAACCTTAGACAGGTTACCTCTATTAATTTCACCAATAATAAAATAATAATCCCGTTCTGGATTTTTTAGGGCACGCTCACAAAACTTATAGAAGATTCCATATTGTAGCGAAAACCCGTTTTCATCTGGTCTATATCCCATAATGAAATCTTCATAAGCATAATTTTGGTGAAATTGCAGCAATTCCACACGTTCTGAATCTATTTCCCCCATTAAAGAGTAAGCAAGTCGCTTTGATAAAAAGGTTTTCCCAACACCCGGCGGTCCTTGAAAAATTATGTTCTTTTTATATTGTAAAAGATCCCTGATCGTATCATATTGGTTTTCATCTATAAAAACTTCACTCAAAAAATCCTCTTTTGTGTAACTGTTGAATGTTTGGCTATTAATTTCAGCCACCTCCTCTTTTGAATCAAGCTTTAACTTCAAAGGTTTTGGTAAATAACAACCACAATGAATTGCAAAATTCTATCAACTCTTAGTTTTTTAGAAATGATGTCTGCGTTAAAGGTTTAATCTAGTGGAGGTATGGCACCATAAGGGAGAAATTTTTTCTATCAATAAAAGTTTGAGGTTTCAATTATGCTTTTAGATTTATTTTCGAAGTAGAGTACTGTAGAATTATTTGCTTGACTATATATTAATTTCTAAACATAAATAGTGTCAATATTAAAAAAATCGATATTTTTTTCAACTCCACAAAAAAAAGAAAAGGCTTCTCACAAGTTTTAACAACTCACGAGAAGCCTATTTATTATTAATTGCGTTAGCAAATGTTAGCATAAACTATTTTTTTGACATAACATTTAGATAATGCAGTTTACCTCTTTTATTTTGGCTCTGTTAAAGTTTAATGTTGATATCAGCAGAAAAACTAGAACTTCCATATAATTGGGAGTTCTAGTTTGAATTATTGTCGCTTTTAACTATCAAAACAACTTTTAGAGTTTACCAGTCAATATATCTTGCTTCACCAGTTCCGAATAATTTATCTGCAATTAGATTACCATCTTTATCAAGTGCTCTTATTGTCCATGTTGCCTCAGAATACTCATCTAGTACAAAGAAGGCATGATTATCAACTAGCTCTTTGACATGGTAGCTATCGGGATATTTCTCAACCGTTTCCATATTGAAGTTGTAAGGCTCTGATGGCGTTAAGCCTTCCAGGTGGTTACCAACCACAATATATTTTATATCTGGATTACCAGTTCTAACTCCAATCATAAAACCATCTTTTTCATCACTTCCAAAACCAGCAGCCTGGAATGGTTCATCTCCTTCAAGTGTGTAGCCAGAATTGCCACCTGAGTAATGATACAAAAACCCAATACTTCGATGCATTTTCGCCAAGCCAAATGTATCGTTATTTACATTTTCATATAATATTGCTTTCCCGTAAGTTGTTTCTTTACTTTCTATTGGTTTAGTGCCATTAGGTAAAGCACTTGATGCAGTAAAGCGAAAGCCTACTAGGAATAAAGTACCTATTATTATTAATATGGTTACTACAATGGATTTCCACGGCTTCATTTTTGTAAACATTAAAAAAAGTATTATTCCAATAAAAGCTATCGCTAAGAAAACCAGCAGATTATACATATAATCCCCCTAAGCAAAAAACCTCCTAATTAGTTGACTAAGAGATAATAAATTTTATATTTCGAAACTAGATAACCAAAGTGTATCATAAGATTCCTTATTTTGGATTAAATTCCCTTTAATAATCAAGTCATTCATAGTTACTTCATTTCGTTGGTTTTGATAAAGCCCTTTTGAGGGTTGGGGAGTTAGTTGCTCTTAATTGGAAGGATATAGACTTTATTAACCACACTATAAGTATTACCAAGACTTATTACAATCCCAATAATAATACTTTGGAGTACTTATTAGTACCTCCGGAAACCCGAAAATCCAAGCGGAAAATTGTTGTAGATGAAGAAGTAATTCAAGCTTTAAAGAAGCACAAAGAAATCCAGAACCAAGTAATTAAGCGATTAGGTAAAGATTACTACAATAAAGATTTTATCTTTGCAAAGATGGAAAGACAATTTTGTTATCCTATTGTAATTAAAACAGTCCAAAATCGAATGAAGAGACTTCTTACTATCGCCGAACTAAATACAGACTTAACACCACACTCTTTGAGACATACGCATACATCTCTCTTAGCAGAGGCCCGTGTCTCACTCGAACAAATCATGGATCGTCTCGGTCATACCGACGATCAAGTTACGAAAAATGTGTACCTCCACGTAACCCAAGAAATGAAAAAAGAAGCCTCTCAAAAGTTCAGTGAACTCATGAGAAGCCTCCGTTAATATCCTCAATGTTAGCAAAATGTTAGCATTTCACTCTCACCTTACCAACAAACCCAGTCATACCAAGGGTTTCAGGGGCAGATTACATCATGCCGCCCATTCCACCCATGCCGCCCATATCAGGCATGCCGCCA is drawn from Bacillus alkalisoli and contains these coding sequences:
- a CDS encoding site-specific integrase, which gives rise to MRVGELVALNWKDIDFINHTISITKTYYNPNNNTLEYLLVPPETRKSKRKIVVDEEVIQALKKHKEIQNQVIKRLGKDYYNKDFIFAKMERQFCYPIVIKTVQNRMKRLLTIAELNTDLTPHSLRHTHTSLLAEARVSLEQIMDRLGHTDDQVTKNVYLHVTQEMKKEASQKFSELMRSLR